The genomic stretch ATTATCACGCGTATGGACCTTCTCATCAATGTATGTAGCGCCGCATGCAGTTACATCTGGTTTACACGCTGGATAGGCGGTATATTCGCGGTCTTTCATAATATCCGGCACTACATTAAGGACCTGTGCCGCGTGACAAATCGCTCCTACTGGTTTATTTTCTTCAAAGAAGTGTCTCACGATATCTGGTACATTCTCATCCATTCGAATGTATTCTGGTGCTCGTCCGCCAGGAATAATTAACCCGTCATACTCCGCTGGATTGATTTCTGAAAAGGAAGCATGTGATTCAATACCATAAGCCTGCTTCTCAACAAACGTTTCCATTTCATCTGTAAAGTCGTGGCAAACCGTTTGTAGCTTTTTCGCGGTAGGGGATGCGATTGTCACATCAAATCCTTCCTCAAGGCAACGATAGTAAGGGTAGAAAATCTCAAGAGCTTCAACAGCATCACCGGAAATAATTAATACTTTTTTACTCAAAACGAGCACCTCCATAAGAATTTTGATTCCCTTATTCATTACCCCTCTTTTTTACATCTCTAACAGATCTCTCAAAAAATACGTCTAGAATCTCCGTCTATGGTTGAATTCGTAGATGACTTGCGACTACAATAAACCATAATGCATTTCCCATTCTGATGGGAATAGAGACAGGAGCTTTCATATGGACATTAAGCAATTAGCCTATTTCGTTGAAGTCGCCAAGCAAAAAAGCTTCACGAAAGCCTCACACTCCCTCTACATCTCACAGCCAACGTTAAGTAAAATGGTAAAAAGTTTAGAAGCTGAGTTAGATGTTGAACTACTCGATCGCTCGGCACGATCGAGTGAACTAACCGATGCAGGAAAAATCGTATATTTGCAGGGTGAAAAAATATTAAATATGGTCGACGATCTTT from Bacillus sp. Cs-700 encodes the following:
- a CDS encoding DJ-1/PfpI family protein; protein product: MSKKVLIISGDAVEALEIFYPYYRCLEEGFDVTIASPTAKKLQTVCHDFTDEMETFVEKQAYGIESHASFSEINPAEYDGLIIPGGRAPEYIRMDENVPDIVRHFFEENKPVGAICHAAQVLNVVPDIMKDREYTAYPACKPDVTACGATYIDEKVHTRDNLVSGQAWPDLPGFMKEFLRLLK